One genomic window of Manduca sexta isolate Smith_Timp_Sample1 chromosome 4, JHU_Msex_v1.0, whole genome shotgun sequence includes the following:
- the LOC119190315 gene encoding LOW QUALITY PROTEIN: E3 ubiquitin-protein ligase RNF123-like (The sequence of the model RefSeq protein was modified relative to this genomic sequence to represent the inferred CDS: inserted 1 base in 1 codon), with protein MTSPCPSEVIQGRIRDYLAAHPAEAASFLNSLLSQLNWAFXEFVTMMQEMDRVSVDAHLESRQIKLCATCFDLYHGLARALEMTLCLAPQLLTKPTACDDQNELLLGRTCQILMAVISRVCVRAGGGASFARLMARGLPDTDRVHYYVALAPVAGCLIRMLDPKLSPEHLERVTKALVTEPLFRLDGLEFMLGKSKDKHFSFYKYSEDVTIEELKALEVVVDRLQVARDAAVRARSPGSSGAQSDLLCTICYARPADSAFVPCGHHSCRACIMQHLLNSKQCFFCKADIDSVRQVEPANN; from the exons ATGACGA GTCCATGCCCTTCTGAAGTGATCCAGGGCCGCATCAGGGACTATCTGGCCGCGCATCCAGCGGAGGCAGCGTCATTCCTCAACTCTTTGCTAAGTCAGCTGAACTGGGCGT CGGAGTTCGTCACTATGATGCAAGAG ATGGACAGGGTAAGCGTAGACGCACACCTAGAGTCGCGTCAAATCAAACTCTGCGCCACGTGCTTCGACTTGTATCACGGGTTAGCCAGGGCTTTGGAGATGACCCTGTGCCTGGCTCCTCAGCTGCTCACAAAGCCGACAGCCTGCGATGATCAGAACGAGCTGTTACTAGGGAGAACTTGTCAG ATCCTGATGGCGGTGATATCGCGCGTGTGCGtgcgcgcgggcggcggcgcgagCTTCGCGCGGCTGATGGCGCGCGGGCTGCCCGACACTGACCGCGTGCACTACTACGTTGCGCTGGCGCCGGTCGCTGGCTGTCTCATCAGGATGCTGGACCCGAAGCTGTCGCCGGAA caTTTGGAGAGAGTGACGAAAGCGCTAGTGACAGAGCCGCTTTTCCGATTGGACGGTTTGGAATTCATGCTCGGCAAATCGAAGGACAAACACTTCTCgttttataaat ATTCGGAAGACGTGACCATCGAGGAGCTGAAAGCCCTGGAGGTGGTGGTGGACAGGCTGCAAGTAGCTCGCGACGCCGCGGTCCGGGCGCGGTCGCCGGGCTCCAGCGGCGCGCAGTCCGACCTGCTCTGCACCATCTGTTACGCGCGACCGGCCGACTCCGCCTTCGTGCCTTGTGGACACCATTCTTGCAG AGCCTGTATAATGCAACACTTGTTGAACAGTAAACAGTGTTTCTTCTGCAAGGCGGACATCGATTCCGTACGGCAAGTGGAGCCCGCCAATAATTAA
- the LOC119190279 gene encoding collagen alpha-1(IX) chain-like: MGPPGPAAPPSVIVENPSITDNEVRNICEGIVRERISELRASLALDPTHSVVGKRGPTGKPGPPGPPGNQGYTGEPGPRGYPGEAGEPGRPGSPGSRGDKGEKGERGPAGLGLPGIEGPRGPPGPMGPPGHEGRPGEHGNPGREGHIGPRGVPGPRGSCDCPSPISYYPYPQGLVKGP; the protein is encoded by the exons ATGGGACCTCCGGGACCCGCGGCGCCGCCTAGCGTGATAGTCGAG AATCCGTCGATAACGGACAACGAGGTTAGAAATATTTGCGAAGGCATTGTAAGag AAAGAATAAGCGAACTGCGAGCATCATTGGCGTTGGATCCGACTCACTCGGTGGTCGGCAAACGAGGTCCTACAGGGAAGCCAGGACCTCCCGGACCGCCAG GAAATCAAGGATACACAGGTGAACCGGGGCCCCGAGGATACCCGGGTGAGGCCGGCGAGCCGGGTAGACCGGGTAGTCCTGGGAGTAGAGGAGACAAAGGTGAAAAGGGGGAAAGGGGACCTGCAGGACTGGGATTACCTGGAATAGAAGGACCGAGAGGACCACCAG GTCCTATGGGTCCACCAGGACACGAAGGCAGGCCTGGTGAACATGGAAACCCGGGCAGAGAAG GTCACATTGGACCTCGAGGGGTCCCCGGTCCGCGAGGATCCTGCGACTGCCCCTCTCCAATCTCCTACTACCCATATCCACAAGGTCTCGTAAAGGGACCCTAA